CGTTCGGGCGGCACCTGGCCTATCTCGGCGGCACGGTGATCGTCGGCGAGGACGGGGTCATCGAACTCAACCCGTACACCGCCCAGATCCTGCGAGCGGGGTCACCGGACACGCCGCAGGGTTGGCGCGGCCCTGGCCTCGACACCCTTCCCCACTTCGAGAACGCCTCGGCGAACCCGTGATCAGCGCCGTCCGGGCCAGCGCATGGGCTCTGCTCTGCCGGGTGCCGTGGGGTAATGAGCCCGTGGCCCAGGACAGCGGGATCCTGCCCCGCGCCCCCAAGCGTTCGGGGCAAGGGGCAGGGCAAGGGCGGGGACAGGTGGGACAGGCGTCTAGGAGCCGAACCGGGACGCGGAAGATCGCGCCGACTACCCTGCTCCGATGTCTGACGAACGTTTGATTCTGAGCAGCGTGGCGCCCGACGGCCGCCTCGACGACCTGGCGGTGGTCGAGGTGGACGGGGCGCCGTTGGTGGTGTGCACCGGCTTCTACAAACTGTGGAGCTGGGCTCCGCTGCGGGACGAGTGGCTGGAGCGGCCGTTGGCGTATGCCTTTGCCGAGGACCCACTTGCCGCCCAGTATCCGGATGCCGAGAACGATGTCGACTCGGTTGCCGTGGCTGTTTCCGACGGGCGCGTGGTACTGGCCGCCGGTGGCGATGAACAGGGAGCGGCCATCTGGAACCTGGACAGCGGCGAGCTGCTGCGCGGGACGACCTATGGCGAGCCCTACGTCTCGTCCGTCGCCACGGTGAAAGGTGCGGGACCACCACTGTTCGTGGCAAGCAGCGGGGTCCACTGGGACGGAGTCCGGCTGTGGGGGCCGTCCGGCGAGGAGCCTCCGGTGGAACTGGACGCCGGCCCGATCTGGGGTCTCGCCACCGCAAGCATCGACGGCCGCTCGCTGGTCGTCGGGGGCGGAGAGGAAGGGGTGGAGGTGTGGAACGCGGCAAACGGCGAGCAGGTCGCGTCGTTCCCCGTGGACGACGAGCAGCGGGCATACGCCGTCGCGTTGTCCCAGCTCGACGGTCGTCCGGTCGTCGTGGCGGGCACGGACTCCGGAAAAGTGTACGTGTTCGACCTGTCCGGGGACGAAGGCGATGATCCGATCCACGAACCGTCCACCGGTCATGAGGGCGGCATCAACGCCTTGGACATCGCCCTGGCCGGCGACAGGGTGGCCCTGGTGACCGGCGGCGAGGACGGGACCGTGCGGATCTGGGACCTCGCAGACGGCCGACAAATCGGGCCGCCGCTGACCGGCCACGATGGGAGCGTTGAAGCTGTGGTGGTCACCACGATGCGGGATCGCCCGGTCGCCCTGACCGCCGGCCGGGACGGCGTCGTACGCGTCTGGGATCTGACCCTCTGACAAGCTCTGCGCCTGACTGGCTGGTTGCGCCTGACGGGCTGGCTGTGCCTGACGGGCTGACGGACCGGCCAAGACGGTGAGCGCCCGTCCCGCTCGGGCGCTCACGTCGCTCGTCGTCGGCTACCGCCACATGCTCCGGGCCCGTGTGTGCTGGTGCCGCATCTCCACCTTCATCTTGTAGATGGACACCCCACGACCCACCCCATCGGTGAGCCGGCTGCGGACCGGCTTCCTCCGGGACTTCGATGCGGACCGAACTCGATGCCTGCGTCAGCCGCCATGCCTCGCAACGTCACCCTCTCGACGTCCAACGCGCAGGCGGACGGCCGCTGGTGCGGGCACCCGGCCTGCCGGATCTCGCCCTCACCCCGCAGGACCGCGTCACATTCACGTCACCGGCTGGGCCGGTGACGTTTTTGACTTGCCGACGACTGCTGCCCCGGCTACCCGCGTCGGCCGATGCGCGTATGGCGGCCCATGCCCTGAACCCAGCCTGATCGCATTGACCGTCCCGGAGATCCGCCAGCTGCTCGCTATCGTCTTCGACCCACCGGATAGATCACGAACCACACCGGCGCCCCTCGAAAGAAGGTGCCGCGACATCTGGTCAAGTGGCAGGGTCAAGCACGTGAGCATCCACGACTACCTGCCGACGAATCAGCGGCTGGCCCGGCAGCTCCTGGGCCAGCGCCTCCGGGCGGTGCTTCGCCTTCACGATCACGAGCTTGAGGACGAGCCTCGCGTCGAATACGGCATCGTCCTGCTGCTCGGCAGCACTGGGGAGGAGTGGCTGATCGACAAGGAGGAAGGCAAAGGAAATCTCATCTTCATCGACAACCCCGCACAGGCCATGTCGGAGAGCCCCTGGTACCGCGGCTTCTCTCGGCGCACGCCCATCGCAGAGCCGTCTTCGGACCATCCTCTGAGGTTCTTGGTGACTGAACCGATCACCGGGGTCGAGGTCATCGGCCGGGAATCGGAGGACGACGAGCTCCCGGACTGCTTCGCGATGTGTGGACTGCGGCTGACGACGAGCAGCGGCTCGCAGGCCTGTTTCGGCGGGTATCTCCGCGGGCCTGTCGTGGCCAGCGAGTTGGCGTTTCTTTCCCCCGACGAAGTCGCTCCTGACCTGTGTTTCACGCCGCTGTGACTTGGCTGACCGACTGACCGACGGGGACGATTGCCGAAGACCGGCGGCATGCTTCTCGTCCGCGCGGTCTCGCCCGAGTCGGGTCCGCGCGTCGAGGGTGAATGGCCGCCTCGCTCACGCTCAGGTGCTGACCGGTGCCGCGGGTGCCAGTCGTGCCGCTGGTGGTAGCGGGGGGTGCTGGGGGCAGGCTTCGAATGCCTGGATGACAAATCCGGCGAAACGTCGGGAGGCCGTGGCCTGGGTGGCGGGTGATGTGGCGTGGATCCCCTTGTGGGCCATGAGCATGAGGATGAGGTCGTCCAGGACGAAGTCGGGCCGCAGGCGCCCTGCTTCCTTGGCCCGCTGGGCCAGTCCGGCGACCGCTTCGACCGTGTACTCGCGGCCCGCGGTGGCATCCGTCGCCCCGGGGAAGGTCGACATGAAGGCTTCGGTGAAGCCCCGGCACGGTGACCGCGGTCGGTGACGGCGTCGACGCGTCGTGGACCGGCCGGCGGGTGTGGGGATTCACCGGCACCGGCGGAGGCTACGTCGAACAGGCCGTCGCGCCGGTCGAGGAGATCCTTCCCCTGCCCATGAACCTGTCCGCCGTCGACGCGGTGACGCTCGGCAGTTCCGGTGTGGTGGCCCACTTCGGGCTTCGCCACGCCCGTTTCGCTCCCGGGGAGACGGTCCTGGTGCGTGGCGCGGCCGGCAGCATCGGCATCATGGCTGTGCAACTCGCGGCTCACGGTGGTGCCGCCGCGGTGGCGGTCACGACGTCGTCGGCCGAGCGCGGCGAGCGGCTGCGCAGTCTGGGCGCGACCCATGTGCTGGACCGCTCCGGCGAAGGAGGGGAAGAGGCACCCGCGGGCTATGACGTCATCGTTGACGTGGTGGCCGGTGGGGACATGCCGTCGTTCTTCGACAGGCTCAACCCGAACGGCCGCACGGTGGCCGTGGGCGCTGTCGCGGGTCAGCCGCCGGCGGACTTCGGCACGAGGATGCTGGCGGCGTTCCGGAAGTCGATGTCCTTCGCGACCTTCAGCGCGGACACCGTCACCGGACCCGACCGGCGCGCCGTGCGGAGCGAGCAGTTCGCCGCGGCGAGCCGCGGCGGGATCGAAACGGTGGTGCACGAACTGCCGCCACTGGACCAAGCCGTGGCGGCTCACCGGAAGATGGACGCGGGTGAGGTCTTCGGCAGGATCGTGCTCACACCGTAGCCCCGGACCGCGGGCCGGCCCCGGACTTCCCCGGGGCCGGCACGGTAGGCGTGCGGCCGGGCTCGGGCGGTCTGCTCGGCTGGGTTCCACGCCGGTCGGGCTCGCGCCGTGCAGCTGGGTCCGGCAGTGACGTCGACGTCCCAGGGACGTTCGCCGCGAGCCCGCCCCACGCGGTCTCCTTGTACTTGACCTTTCTGGGATCAGCGGCTGTCGTGTGTCAGCTCTCGACCTCGGTCTTGTCGCCGCCCCAGAGGGTGTGGAACACGCCGTCGCGGTCGGTGCGGTGGTAGGTGTGTGCTCCGAAGTAGTCGCGTTGGCCCTGGGTGAGGGCGGCGGGCAGGCGTTCGGCGCGCAGGGAGTCGTAGTAGGCGAGGGCGGCGGCGAAGCCGGGGGTGGGGACGCCCTGGGTGACGGCTGTGGCGAGCACCTGCCGCCAGTCGTCCTGGGCGGCGGCGATCTCCTCGGCGAAGCCCTTGTCGGCGAGCAGGCTCGGCAGTTGGGGCCGGGCCGTGTAGGCCGTGGTGATCCGGTCCAGGAAGGCGGCCCGGATGATGCAGCCGCCGCGCCAGATCGCGGCGATCTTGCCGAGGTCGATGTTCCAGTCGTATTGCTCGCTGCCTGCGGCGATCTCGTGGAAGCCCTGGGTGTAGGAGACGATCTTCGATGCGTACAGGGCCTGTTCGACGCGGTCGGTGAAGGCCGCCGCCTCTTCCTTGCCGAGGGGCCGCAGTGCGGGTCCGGACAGGTGGCGGGAGGCGGCGCGCAGATCCGCGTGGCCCGAGACGGCGCGGGCGAAGACGGCCTCGGCGATTCCGGAGACCGGGATGCCCAGGTCGAGGGCGATCTGCACGGTCCAGCGTCCGGTGCCCTTCTGCTCTGCCTGGTCCTGCACGACGTCGACGAAGGGCTTGCCGGTCGCCGCGTCGGTGTGCGACAGCACCTCGGCGGTGATCTCGATGAGGTACGAGTCGAGGCGGCCTTCGTTCCAGGTGCGGAAGATGTCCGCGATCTCGGCGGGGGAGTAGCCGCCTACTTGCCGCAGCAGGTCGTACGCCTCGGCGATCAACTGCATGTCGGCGTACTCGATGCCGTTGTGCACCATCTTCACGAAGTGCCCGGCGCCGTCCGGGCCGACGTGGGTGGTGCACGGGGCGCCGTCGGGGGCGCGCGCTGCGATGCGCTCCAGCATCGGTCCCAGCGACGCGTAGGACTCGGCCGAGCCGCCCGGCATGATGCTGGGGCCCAGCAGGGCGCCCTCCTCGCCACCCGAGACGCCGGTGCCGACGAAATGGATACCGCGCTCGCGCAGCGCCGCCTCGCGGCGGCGGGTGTCCTCGAAGTGCGCGTTGCCGCCGTCGATGATCACGTCACCGGGCTCGACCAGGTCGGCGAACTCCTCGATCACCGCGTCCGTCGGCGCCCCCGCCTTCACCATGATCACCAGGCGGCGGGGCCTCTCCAACGACGCCACGAACTCCTCGGCCGAGGACGCCGGCACGAACTCGCCTTCGCTTCCGAACTCGTCCATCAGCTCCCGCGTCCTGGCGGACGTGCGGTTGTGCAGCGCGACGGTGAGGCCGTTCCGGGCGAAGTTACGGGCCAGATTGCGCCCCATGACGGCCAATCCGGTGACCCCGATCTGGGCCGATGCAGTCATGTGTACCCCTTCTGGAGCGTGTCTGTGCGGACGGCTGGTGCCGCGCCACACCCCTCCGATGATCTCGCAGCCCCCGGCGGCACGCTCGGTGGGGGTGCAGGGGCGGGGCAGCGGTCGGGGGTGAGCCCTCGAGGGAGGAGGCCCGGGGGAGCGGAGGCGCGCTGTGCCGGCCCGCGCCGGGTCGCCTCACTTGGCGTCGGCGTAGCACTCCACGACCGCGGTGGTGAAGGCGAACCGTACCGGGGTCCGGCCGAACGCCGCCACCCCCGCCTGTTCTCCCGCCACCCTGATCGCCTCGGCGACCGTCTCCGCCTCCTCGGCCGGGCAGTGCACGATCACCTCGTCGTGCTGGAAGAACACCAGCTCGGCAGCCATGCCCGTCAGCCGCTGCCGCAGGGAGGCCAGCATCAGCACCGCCCAGTCGGCGGCGCTGCCCTGCACCACGAAGTTCCGGGTGAACCGGCCCCGGGCCCTGGCAGCACCGCCACCGCCAGGGCGCTCCCCGGCGCCTTCGTCGGCCGTGACTTCCGTGCCCGCCGCCTCACCGGCCTCCGGGCCGCTGCCGCCTTCCTCCCCGGCCGTGCCCTGCCCCACCGGGGGGCAGGTGCGACCGAGGTGTGTGCGGACCAGACGCCCTTCCTCGCCCGCGCGCGCCGCGTCGTCCACATACGCGACAGCGGCGGGGAAACGTCTTCGGAGCGCGGCGAGGTTCTTGAGCCCGTCGCCGCTGGTCTGGCCGTAGATCGCGCCGAGCAGCGCCAGCTTGGCCTGGGCGCGGTCGCCCGAGAACGCCTTCTCCGACAGCTCGGTGTACAGATCGCGGGCGCTGCCCGCCACCGCCATCAGCCCCGGGTCCCGGGAGACGGCCGCCAGCACGCGGGGCTCCATCTGGTCGGCGTCCGCCACCACCAGGCGCCAGCCCGGGTCGGCGACCACGGCACGGCGCACCACCTTCGGAATC
This sequence is a window from Streptomyces sp. NBC_01775. Protein-coding genes within it:
- a CDS encoding WD40 repeat domain-containing protein is translated as MSDERLILSSVAPDGRLDDLAVVEVDGAPLVVCTGFYKLWSWAPLRDEWLERPLAYAFAEDPLAAQYPDAENDVDSVAVAVSDGRVVLAAGGDEQGAAIWNLDSGELLRGTTYGEPYVSSVATVKGAGPPLFVASSGVHWDGVRLWGPSGEEPPVELDAGPIWGLATASIDGRSLVVGGGEEGVEVWNAANGEQVASFPVDDEQRAYAVALSQLDGRPVVVAGTDSGKVYVFDLSGDEGDDPIHEPSTGHEGGINALDIALAGDRVALVTGGEDGTVRIWDLADGRQIGPPLTGHDGSVEAVVVTTMRDRPVALTAGRDGVVRVWDLTL
- the gndA gene encoding NADP-dependent phosphogluconate dehydrogenase, translated to MTASAQIGVTGLAVMGRNLARNFARNGLTVALHNRTSARTRELMDEFGSEGEFVPASSAEEFVASLERPRRLVIMVKAGAPTDAVIEEFADLVEPGDVIIDGGNAHFEDTRRREAALRERGIHFVGTGVSGGEEGALLGPSIMPGGSAESYASLGPMLERIAARAPDGAPCTTHVGPDGAGHFVKMVHNGIEYADMQLIAEAYDLLRQVGGYSPAEIADIFRTWNEGRLDSYLIEITAEVLSHTDAATGKPFVDVVQDQAEQKGTGRWTVQIALDLGIPVSGIAEAVFARAVSGHADLRAASRHLSGPALRPLGKEEAAAFTDRVEQALYASKIVSYTQGFHEIAAGSEQYDWNIDLGKIAAIWRGGCIIRAAFLDRITTAYTARPQLPSLLADKGFAEEIAAAQDDWRQVLATAVTQGVPTPGFAAALAYYDSLRAERLPAALTQGQRDYFGAHTYHRTDRDGVFHTLWGGDKTEVES